The Candidatus Ozemobacteraceae bacterium genome window below encodes:
- a CDS encoding DUF362 domain-containing protein, with amino-acid sequence MSANAGTSKVYTIGLRAKGPADSHDAKIAKLARAIGMDSFDWKNKLVAVKAHFGERGNSAFVRPHYLRPLTEMVKAGGGKPFLAETTTLYTGSRSNAPDHIMTALQHGFGTEVTGAPVIICDGITGRDHHMVKIDGKHCKEVSVASGIHEADALVVISHFKGHEVTGFGGAIKNLGMGCCSRAAKLVMHTAIRPSVLTDVCVKCKRCFSWCSAGAIGQPTPDGPVVIDQQKCRGCGECLMACLVGAIRINWSSDTGSVTEKMAEHALGVLAPKRDSAFFINILMNIVPLCDCYGFSDAPIVPDIGFAASTDPLALDACCLDLVNAVAGLQNTALPSGHEPGKPKFACIHDEIDNDAQLKHSAEIGLGNLAYERISLD; translated from the coding sequence ATGAGTGCCAACGCCGGAACATCCAAGGTCTATACGATCGGCCTTCGCGCGAAAGGTCCCGCTGACAGTCACGATGCGAAGATCGCCAAGCTCGCCCGCGCGATCGGAATGGACTCGTTCGACTGGAAAAACAAGCTCGTCGCCGTCAAGGCGCATTTCGGCGAGCGCGGCAACTCGGCGTTCGTGAGGCCCCATTACCTGCGTCCGCTGACGGAAATGGTCAAGGCCGGCGGCGGCAAGCCGTTCCTCGCCGAGACGACCACCCTCTACACCGGAAGCCGCAGCAACGCGCCCGATCACATCATGACGGCCCTCCAGCACGGGTTCGGCACGGAAGTCACCGGCGCCCCCGTCATCATCTGCGACGGCATCACCGGCCGCGATCACCACATGGTCAAAATCGACGGGAAGCACTGCAAGGAAGTCTCGGTCGCAAGCGGCATTCACGAGGCCGATGCGCTCGTCGTGATCTCGCATTTCAAAGGCCATGAGGTGACGGGGTTCGGCGGCGCCATCAAGAATCTGGGCATGGGCTGTTGCTCCCGCGCGGCCAAGCTGGTGATGCATACGGCCATCAGGCCAAGCGTTCTCACGGACGTCTGTGTGAAGTGCAAACGATGTTTTTCCTGGTGTTCCGCGGGCGCGATCGGTCAGCCGACCCCGGACGGGCCCGTGGTCATCGACCAGCAGAAATGCCGGGGCTGCGGCGAGTGCCTCATGGCCTGCCTCGTCGGCGCCATCCGCATCAACTGGAGCTCGGACACGGGCTCCGTCACCGAGAAAATGGCGGAACACGCGCTCGGTGTCCTTGCCCCCAAACGCGACTCCGCCTTCTTCATCAATATACTGATGAATATTGTTCCCCTCTGCGACTGTTACGGATTCAGCGACGCCCCGATCGTGCCGGACATCGGGTTCGCCGCATCGACGGACCCGCTTGCTCTCGACGCCTGTTGTCTCGACCTCGTGAACGCGGTGGCCGGCCTTCAAAACACCGCTCTTCCTTCAGGGCATGAGCCCGGCAAGCCGAAGTTCGCCTGCATCCACGACGAGATCGACAACGACGCCCAGCTGAAGCATTCGGCCGAGATCGGCCTCGGGAACCTAGCCTATGAGCGCATCAGCCTCGACTGA